One Edaphobacter flagellatus genomic region harbors:
- a CDS encoding dihydroorotase translates to MSDILIFGGRLIDPANHIDAPRDLLLRDGHVAAVEAPGALRGATAAETIDATGMIVAPGLIDVHVHLREPGQTYKETIATGTRAAAAGGFTSVVAMPNTVPVNDTVAKLEWMLDAARDPAIKLFAMPAATVGSMGAELTDFDALRTAGAVGFTDDGKPVLEDHVMRAALVAAARAEVPVSQHAEDTRLTGGCSMNAGAVAFRLGLRGMTVEAESRIVERDLQLLRDIEKKEGLRPHLHVQHVSTARAMQAIRAAKQEGLHVTCEVAPHHFTLMDEAIGDYDTHAKMNPPLRVEADRAAMVAALVDGTADCIATDHAPHAAHEKEQEFERAPNGITGLETALGLALRVLHRGQGLSLSRIVSLMSTTPAEIIRVAGRGALGRGHFADIVIFDAGAEWHYDAKTTLSKSHNTPFDGAAMLGKVKATISEGRIVYRG, encoded by the coding sequence ATGAGTGACATTCTGATTTTTGGCGGGCGGCTGATTGATCCGGCGAACCATATCGATGCCCCGCGCGACCTGCTGCTGCGCGATGGTCATGTTGCCGCTGTCGAGGCTCCGGGAGCGCTTCGCGGAGCAACTGCCGCAGAGACTATCGACGCTACAGGCATGATCGTTGCCCCCGGGCTGATCGATGTGCATGTGCATCTGCGTGAGCCCGGTCAGACGTACAAAGAGACGATTGCGACAGGTACGCGAGCGGCCGCGGCGGGAGGCTTTACCAGCGTCGTCGCCATGCCGAACACGGTGCCGGTCAACGACACGGTTGCGAAGCTCGAGTGGATGCTCGATGCCGCCAGGGATCCGGCTATCAAGCTGTTCGCCATGCCGGCTGCCACTGTAGGAAGCATGGGCGCCGAGTTGACCGACTTCGATGCTCTGCGTACGGCAGGAGCAGTCGGATTTACGGACGATGGCAAGCCGGTGCTCGAAGATCACGTGATGCGAGCGGCGCTGGTGGCTGCGGCGCGAGCCGAGGTGCCTGTCTCGCAGCACGCCGAAGACACACGCCTGACTGGCGGCTGCAGCATGAATGCGGGTGCTGTGGCATTTCGTCTTGGGCTGCGCGGCATGACCGTCGAAGCTGAGTCACGGATCGTCGAGCGTGATCTTCAGCTGCTACGCGATATTGAAAAAAAAGAAGGACTGCGGCCGCATCTGCATGTGCAACATGTCTCAACGGCACGTGCGATGCAGGCCATCCGTGCCGCCAAGCAGGAAGGCCTGCACGTCACCTGCGAGGTTGCGCCGCATCACTTCACGCTGATGGATGAGGCCATCGGAGACTACGATACCCACGCAAAGATGAATCCCCCGCTGCGCGTTGAGGCAGATCGTGCTGCGATGGTGGCGGCACTGGTCGATGGTACGGCCGACTGCATTGCGACCGATCATGCTCCGCATGCTGCGCATGAGAAAGAGCAGGAGTTTGAGCGCGCACCCAACGGGATTACCGGCCTTGAGACGGCTCTTGGACTTGCGCTGCGCGTGCTGCATCGCGGACAGGGATTGTCGCTGTCGCGCATCGTTTCGCTGATGAGTACGACGCCTGCCGAGATTATCCGCGTAGCTGGACGGGGCGCGCTGGGACGCGGACACTTCGCCGATATTGTCATCTTCGATGCCGGAGCTGAGTGGCACTACGATGCGAAGACGACGCTGTCGAAATCCCACAACACACCGTTCGACGGTGCAGCCATGCTCGGCAAGGTGAAGGCAACTATCTCAGAAGGCCGCATCGTTTACCGCGGCTAA
- a CDS encoding HesB/IscA family protein, with amino-acid sequence MAMVSIQPTTPQGATAAAPEQPKDPFAGMTLLSAEGQAPRAKAAVEITKNALKRIRVAMAKEGVSPEQGGLRLGVMGGGCSGLSYSIRFDSQPRERDRVFVFGAGVETPGDPTDGKPVRVFVDPKSFLYLAGMVLDFEETLMRQGFNFINPNSTKSCGCGSSFTA; translated from the coding sequence ATGGCAATGGTTTCGATTCAACCGACAACTCCGCAGGGCGCGACGGCGGCTGCTCCAGAGCAGCCGAAGGATCCGTTTGCAGGCATGACGTTGTTGTCTGCCGAAGGGCAGGCACCACGCGCCAAGGCTGCTGTCGAAATTACGAAGAACGCGCTGAAGCGCATCCGCGTGGCGATGGCGAAAGAGGGTGTCTCGCCGGAGCAGGGCGGTTTGCGCCTGGGTGTGATGGGCGGTGGCTGCTCGGGCTTGAGCTACTCGATCCGGTTCGACTCACAGCCACGCGAGCGTGATCGTGTCTTTGTATTCGGTGCAGGTGTGGAGACACCCGGTGATCCTACGGATGGAAAACCTGTGCGCGTCTTCGTCGACCCGAAGAGCTTTCTCTATCTCGCCGGTATGGTGCTCGACTTTGAAGAGACGCTGATGCGGCAGGGTTTCAACTTCATCAATCCGAATTCGACGAAGAGCTGTGGCTGCGGATCCAGCTTTACCGCATAA
- a CDS encoding zinc dependent phospholipase C family protein: protein MQTISRFLIALLLLCLFAAPTAGGYSLLTHEQLIDLTWDTSIVPLLKSRYPTLTDAQIEHARAYAYGGCVIQDIGYYPFGDAFFSNLTHYVRSGDFVVNLFRNAGNADELAFAVGALSHFIGDSIGHATATNLAVPVEFPKLGQRFGKSVNYAQGESQHVRTEFGFDINEIAHGHFAPVHYLRHVGLEVPQRQLELAFYQTYGLAEDFSAGRGKRINVKGYRFAVRNFIPRVAYAVTLLHRHHEPPVVDSPELQQLTAQITAVAIKNNWDQYRRKAGIGTYTLAGLIWILPKVGPIKFAAVKGPTVDTDQDYLRSVIRSVDMLNTTLRRFTPPPETGAGAKQAAAADTHSQPPPSDPLPARPDASQASIRGSGDAHHPLRNRDLDTGAVVKPGGYPLTDDTYCALVHHLVAKPTQPIPPGIKEDILAYYADMSLPFSTQQHSDQWKVLQADLTTLRTMPTSEEPLPFPTYGPDTENLQNSTR, encoded by the coding sequence ATGCAAACCATCTCACGGTTTTTAATTGCCCTCCTTCTCCTTTGTCTGTTTGCGGCTCCTACAGCGGGCGGCTATTCGCTGCTGACGCACGAGCAGCTCATCGACCTTACGTGGGACACTTCCATCGTCCCGCTCCTCAAGAGTCGCTATCCGACACTCACCGACGCTCAGATCGAACATGCACGCGCCTATGCCTATGGTGGCTGCGTCATACAAGACATCGGTTACTATCCCTTCGGCGACGCCTTCTTCTCCAATCTCACGCACTATGTTCGTTCCGGAGATTTCGTTGTTAACCTCTTTCGTAACGCCGGCAATGCGGATGAACTAGCTTTCGCGGTTGGCGCTCTCTCACACTTTATTGGTGACAGCATCGGCCATGCTACGGCCACGAATCTTGCCGTACCGGTGGAATTTCCAAAGCTGGGCCAGCGCTTCGGCAAGTCCGTCAACTATGCGCAGGGCGAATCGCAACACGTACGTACTGAGTTCGGCTTTGACATCAACGAGATTGCACACGGACACTTCGCTCCCGTCCACTATCTTCGTCACGTAGGGCTTGAAGTGCCGCAGAGACAGTTAGAGCTGGCCTTCTATCAGACCTACGGCCTGGCTGAAGACTTCAGCGCGGGGCGCGGCAAGCGAATCAACGTAAAAGGGTATCGTTTCGCAGTTCGAAACTTCATTCCGCGCGTGGCCTATGCGGTCACTCTGTTGCATCGGCATCACGAACCGCCTGTTGTCGATTCTCCGGAGTTGCAACAGCTGACTGCCCAGATTACGGCCGTGGCCATAAAAAACAATTGGGATCAATATCGGCGCAAGGCCGGAATCGGAACCTATACGCTTGCGGGGCTTATATGGATTCTGCCGAAGGTCGGTCCAATCAAGTTTGCTGCAGTGAAGGGGCCAACTGTGGATACCGACCAGGACTATCTCCGCTCTGTCATTCGTTCGGTAGATATGCTCAACACAACCCTGCGCCGCTTTACTCCGCCTCCCGAAACCGGAGCGGGGGCAAAACAGGCCGCAGCGGCAGATACGCATTCGCAACCTCCGCCATCCGACCCTCTGCCAGCCAGGCCGGATGCTTCGCAGGCCAGTATTCGCGGAAGTGGAGACGCCCATCATCCATTGCGCAATCGGGATCTGGATACGGGTGCAGTCGTCAAACCAGGTGGCTATCCGCTTACCGATGACACCTACTGTGCTCTGGTGCATCATCTGGTAGCCAAGCCCACGCAGCCGATTCCTCCGGGAATCAAGGAAGACATCCTGGCCTATTATGCAGACATGAGCCTTCCCTTTTCTACGCAACAGCATAGCGATCAATGGAAGGTCCTGCAGGCCGATCTGACAACGTTGCGCACGATGCCTACCAGTGAGGAACCGCTCCCATTCCCAACCTATGGGCCTGATACCGAAAATTTGCAGAACTCCACCAGGTAA
- a CDS encoding TonB-dependent receptor has product MHSTQIFWRITAVVCLTTWVSIATSAWAQSGSGDLTGTITDANGAVVIKAKVTLKPQAAQGVELHTETTNTGDYAVTSLRPGIYAIRVDASGFVSIERFGVTIKTGQRQRIDMALQAGSDNQVLNVTADAPILNSESGALTTVISRESVTALPLNGRNMIALTTLTPGVSLPPGTLLPRINGGRPRTNEYLYDGVSALQPEPGQVAFFPIINDIDEFAIMSNGVSAEFGRFNGGVVNLSTRAGTTHLHGVLYEFLRNEAMNARNYFTPPTTAKPLFRRNQYGGALGGPLLPRRLFFFADYQGTNQAVGVVRTSSVPTLAQRGNPDANGNPTTGFNFGSDAIFDPATTVQTGSSYTRKQFASNTIPLNRVDSAALALLKRYPLPTSNAAANNYVRVANDIDHQNQFDLRLDAQIAANDRGFARYTYFHDVEQPVYPLPDGSGTITGTILATGNVIGLSRTLGQQYVANETHGFNARTVNETRFGYTRRALSRTGPMLTDTVSAALGIPGIPGNAAFNNALPVFAIAGITQLGPSASTFSNFSTNVTQVFDMVSRVQGRHALKAGIDLRWEHLDAVQPPNPTGSFGFSTLFTNQGGVTNSGNALASFLLGQVNTFSIDLQRSTIRPRAHIAEFFAQDDWKATPRLTINAGLRWTLNFPSTEASNQGAVFNLATQQYQYLGQNGFSRSARELHYGNFGPRLGFSYMVTPKTVIRSSYGLIFIEQTGITTPFTTPQFPFLQTVQQSTLDSINPAFVLSKGPSVAPIPLTADAGLGQGVFTVDRKLGSGYVQQWNLAVQRELMRDLSIEVAYTGSVITRVGIPDTNLNQLTVAQLAQGASLTATTANPYYGQISVSSSIGGKNISVAQLMKPYPRFLTVASFRKNTGRTNYNAAEIKMEKHTSYGLTALLSYTHSKLMDDASSVFDSSVLTGPVANFPVADSFNPSLERDASLGDMPNVTAGSLVYAIPMGRGHRIAQSGMLAYLLGGWNVNSIVTLQSGMPFAIAQATNFNAFAGFGTQRPMISGNANLPADQRTVARFINTNAFSITPQFKLGNASRDPARGPAYRDLDVGLTKNTQFTERLMVELRGEVFNATNTPAFAQPNATVGVANFGSITATTADPRVVQVAAKLHF; this is encoded by the coding sequence ATGCATTCCACCCAAATATTTTGGCGAATTACGGCTGTTGTATGCCTCACGACCTGGGTTTCCATCGCTACAAGTGCCTGGGCACAGAGTGGAAGCGGCGACCTGACAGGAACGATTACGGATGCCAATGGCGCGGTCGTGATCAAGGCGAAGGTCACCCTCAAGCCGCAAGCCGCACAGGGCGTTGAGCTGCATACCGAAACCACGAACACGGGTGATTACGCCGTAACATCGCTGCGTCCCGGCATCTATGCCATCCGCGTGGACGCCTCGGGATTTGTCTCGATCGAACGTTTCGGGGTGACGATCAAGACCGGCCAACGGCAGCGCATTGATATGGCACTCCAAGCGGGTAGCGACAATCAGGTACTCAACGTCACAGCGGACGCTCCTATTCTGAATAGCGAATCGGGTGCTTTGACCACTGTGATTAGCCGCGAATCGGTGACCGCTTTGCCGCTGAACGGACGCAACATGATCGCGCTGACAACATTGACTCCTGGTGTCTCGCTGCCACCTGGAACACTGCTGCCACGCATCAATGGCGGACGTCCGCGCACGAACGAGTATCTGTACGATGGCGTATCGGCGTTGCAGCCAGAGCCTGGACAGGTAGCTTTCTTTCCCATCATTAACGACATCGACGAGTTTGCCATCATGTCGAACGGCGTGTCGGCCGAGTTTGGACGCTTCAATGGCGGCGTGGTGAATCTCTCAACCAGAGCAGGTACCACTCATCTGCACGGCGTGCTGTATGAATTTCTGCGCAACGAAGCAATGAACGCGCGTAATTACTTCACGCCTCCCACCACAGCGAAGCCGCTCTTTCGACGCAATCAGTATGGAGGAGCGCTTGGCGGACCGTTGCTGCCGCGCCGCCTGTTCTTCTTCGCGGATTATCAGGGTACGAATCAAGCGGTTGGCGTCGTGCGTACCAGCAGCGTACCGACGCTTGCGCAGCGCGGCAATCCCGATGCGAACGGCAATCCGACAACCGGGTTCAACTTCGGCTCCGATGCGATCTTCGATCCGGCAACAACGGTACAGACCGGGTCGAGCTACACACGCAAGCAGTTTGCGAGTAATACGATTCCGTTGAATCGTGTCGATTCCGCCGCGTTGGCTCTGCTCAAACGCTATCCTCTGCCAACCAGCAACGCTGCCGCAAACAACTACGTTCGCGTGGCGAACGATATCGATCACCAGAATCAGTTCGACCTGCGTCTGGATGCGCAGATCGCAGCCAACGATCGCGGTTTCGCGCGCTATACCTACTTTCACGATGTGGAGCAGCCCGTCTATCCGCTGCCCGATGGAAGCGGCACGATCACCGGCACGATTCTAGCAACGGGAAATGTGATCGGGCTTTCTCGGACGCTGGGCCAACAATATGTGGCGAATGAGACGCACGGCTTCAATGCGCGTACGGTGAACGAGACGCGCTTCGGATACACCCGCCGCGCGCTCAGTCGGACCGGCCCAATGCTAACGGACACGGTTTCGGCTGCGCTTGGCATTCCAGGCATTCCAGGAAACGCTGCTTTCAATAATGCCCTGCCCGTGTTTGCCATCGCCGGCATCACGCAGCTTGGCCCTTCGGCAAGCACCTTCTCTAATTTTTCGACCAACGTGACACAGGTCTTCGATATGGTCTCGCGGGTTCAAGGGCGACATGCTCTGAAGGCAGGTATCGACCTGCGGTGGGAGCATCTGGACGCGGTTCAGCCACCGAATCCAACAGGAAGCTTCGGCTTCTCCACACTGTTCACCAATCAAGGCGGTGTGACCAATTCAGGCAACGCACTGGCAAGTTTTCTTCTGGGTCAGGTCAACACCTTCTCGATCGATCTACAGCGCAGCACGATACGTCCTCGCGCGCATATCGCTGAGTTCTTCGCGCAGGATGACTGGAAGGCTACGCCACGGCTCACTATCAACGCCGGCCTGCGCTGGACGCTGAACTTCCCTTCGACCGAGGCGAGCAATCAAGGCGCTGTCTTTAACCTTGCGACGCAGCAGTATCAATACCTCGGGCAGAATGGTTTTTCGCGCTCGGCGCGTGAGCTGCATTATGGCAACTTCGGGCCGCGCCTGGGCTTCAGCTATATGGTCACCCCGAAGACCGTCATACGCTCCAGTTATGGGCTCATCTTTATCGAGCAGACCGGCATCACAACACCGTTTACTACACCGCAGTTCCCCTTCCTGCAGACCGTGCAGCAATCGACGCTCGACAGCATCAACCCTGCGTTCGTCTTGTCGAAGGGGCCCTCCGTCGCGCCGATTCCGCTGACGGCAGATGCTGGATTGGGGCAAGGCGTCTTCACCGTGGACCGGAAGCTGGGCTCGGGCTACGTACAGCAGTGGAACCTCGCCGTGCAGCGCGAGCTGATGCGCGATCTTTCCATTGAGGTGGCCTACACAGGCTCGGTGATTACACGCGTCGGCATCCCCGACACCAACCTCAACCAGCTTACCGTCGCGCAGCTTGCGCAAGGAGCTTCGCTGACGGCGACGACGGCCAATCCTTACTACGGACAGATCTCTGTCTCCTCTTCGATCGGCGGAAAGAATATCTCTGTTGCACAGTTGATGAAACCCTATCCGCGATTCCTGACTGTCGCCTCGTTCCGCAAAAACACAGGCAGAACAAACTACAACGCAGCAGAGATCAAGATGGAGAAACACACCAGCTATGGCCTTACGGCGCTGCTCAGCTACACACACTCGAAGCTGATGGACGATGCCTCTTCCGTCTTTGACTCTTCGGTGTTGACCGGCCCGGTGGCCAACTTCCCTGTCGCTGACAGCTTCAACCCTTCGCTGGAACGCGATGCTTCACTGGGCGATATGCCGAATGTAACAGCGGGCTCGCTTGTCTATGCCATCCCTATGGGCAGAGGACACCGCATCGCGCAGTCGGGCATGCTGGCTTATTTACTAGGCGGATGGAATGTTAACAGCATTGTGACCCTGCAGAGCGGGATGCCGTTCGCAATCGCGCAGGCGACGAACTTCAATGCCTTTGCCGGTTTCGGCACGCAAAGGCCGATGATCAGCGGCAATGCGAATCTCCCGGCGGATCAGCGGACCGTAGCGCGGTTTATCAATACAAATGCATTCTCCATCACCCCGCAATTCAAACTGGGCAACGCCTCGCGAGACCCGGCACGCGGTCCCGCGTATCGTGACCTCGATGTGGGACTGACGAAAAACACCCAATTCACGGAGCGCCTGATGGTGGAGCTGCGTGGCGAGGTCTTCAACGCAACGAATACGCCAGCCTTCGCGCAACCGAACGCAACGGTCGGCGTTGCGAACTTCGGTTCGATCACAGCAACCACCGCAGATCCGCGGGTTGTGCAGGTTGCGGCCAAGCTGCATTTCTAG
- the iscU gene encoding Fe-S cluster assembly scaffold IscU, whose amino-acid sequence MAYSDKVVDHYNNPRNVGTLDKGAQEVGTGLVGAPECGDVMRLQIKVNPETQVIEDAKFKTFGCGSAIASSSLATEWVKGKTVAEALAISNTDIVKELALPPVKIHCSVLAEDAIRAAIGDWKKKNSVAETETAAVAAH is encoded by the coding sequence ATGGCATACAGCGACAAGGTCGTAGACCACTACAACAATCCCCGCAACGTCGGAACGCTTGACAAGGGTGCGCAGGAGGTCGGAACCGGCCTGGTAGGCGCGCCTGAGTGCGGCGACGTTATGCGTTTGCAGATTAAGGTCAACCCCGAGACGCAGGTCATTGAAGATGCGAAGTTCAAGACCTTCGGCTGCGGCTCGGCCATTGCTTCGAGCTCGCTCGCTACTGAGTGGGTGAAGGGTAAGACCGTTGCCGAGGCACTGGCGATTTCGAACACCGATATCGTCAAGGAGCTTGCGCTTCCCCCGGTGAAGATTCACTGCTCGGTGCTGGCTGAGGATGCTATCCGTGCGGCGATCGGTGACTGGAAGAAGAAGAACAGCGTCGCGGAAACCGAGACGGCTGCAGTTGCGGCTCACTAA
- a CDS encoding helix-turn-helix transcriptional regulator: MTGCAELPGSDGIHYERNSRCTISTSENLLKPREAAAELGLSYPTIKQWILAGKLATVKTPGGHHLIPRSALAPLLKAAPKQKETRERFRRVSGRNQLVGKIVEVKISGLLAKVVLSIGDQRITSIITADAVREMQLRKGQTAAALMKATEVMITRVDQP, from the coding sequence GTGACCGGCTGTGCAGAACTGCCCGGAAGTGACGGTATACACTACGAGCGAAATTCGAGGTGCACTATTTCGACTTCCGAGAACCTTCTGAAACCACGCGAAGCCGCTGCAGAATTAGGACTTAGCTATCCCACCATCAAGCAGTGGATACTCGCCGGAAAGCTCGCCACGGTCAAGACTCCGGGTGGCCACCATCTCATTCCGCGCAGCGCACTGGCCCCCCTGTTGAAGGCAGCGCCAAAGCAGAAGGAGACACGGGAGCGCTTTCGCAGGGTGAGTGGGCGAAATCAGCTGGTGGGGAAAATTGTCGAAGTCAAAATCAGTGGTTTGCTGGCAAAGGTGGTTCTCTCTATCGGTGACCAGCGCATCACGTCCATCATCACGGCTGATGCCGTGCGCGAGATGCAGCTGCGCAAAGGGCAGACAGCCGCCGCTTTGATGAAGGCAACAGAGGTGATGATTACCCGCGTTGATCAGCCTTAG
- the pyrR gene encoding bifunctional pyr operon transcriptional regulator/uracil phosphoribosyltransferase PyrR, whose protein sequence is MSQETVKKPVIREKGRLMSASEIERTLVRLAHEIVEKNNGGENLGLVGIKRRGVPLAQRIGTLIAGIEKHPIDTGVLDISFYRDDLSTDGPRPTVTPGAIGFDVTSRDIILMDDVLYTGRTIRAALDALFDHGRPKSVQLLALIDRGHRELPIEATFVGRAIPTSNREIIEVKLNEVDGQEQVLLVERVD, encoded by the coding sequence ATGAGCCAGGAAACAGTCAAAAAGCCCGTTATTCGCGAGAAGGGCCGCCTGATGTCGGCCTCGGAGATTGAACGAACCCTGGTGCGCCTGGCGCACGAGATCGTCGAAAAGAACAATGGCGGCGAGAACCTTGGCCTGGTGGGCATCAAGCGCCGTGGCGTTCCGCTGGCGCAGCGCATCGGCACCCTGATCGCCGGCATCGAAAAGCACCCGATCGACACCGGCGTGCTGGACATCAGCTTTTACCGCGACGATCTTTCGACCGATGGCCCGCGCCCGACGGTGACTCCCGGAGCCATTGGCTTCGATGTGACCAGCCGCGACATCATCCTGATGGACGATGTGCTGTATACCGGCAGGACGATTCGCGCCGCGCTGGATGCACTGTTCGACCACGGACGTCCGAAGAGTGTGCAACTGCTGGCGCTGATCGACCGCGGACATCGCGAGCTGCCGATTGAAGCTACCTTCGTCGGCCGCGCGATCCCAACTTCGAACCGCGAGATCATCGAGGTGAAGTTGAACGAGGTGGACGGCCAGGAGCAGGTACTGCTGGTCGAGCGAGTGGACTAA
- a CDS encoding aspartate carbamoyltransferase catalytic subunit yields the protein MTLSTRYAAGSLLSVRDLSVTDVSSVLELAARLEKMEAAERARILSGRTVALLFYESSTRTRTSFELAAKSLGATTTLVSDKSSSIEKGESLKDTGLTLRALGAECIILRHPASGAPFVLARETGLPVLNAGDGMHEHPSQALLDLRTILTRLHGTQAAAGVTADSLKGVTVVITGDILHSRVARSNALLLPRLGARVILCGPEKLLPQEAAELGPGVEIERDFDRALRQSQVAMMLRIQKERLAGLELDLGDYIERYQLNGERLAATAPKALVMHPGPMIRGLEIAGDVADGTQSAIEEQVAHGLRVRSALLVRALDGNI from the coding sequence ATGACTCTGAGTACCCGATACGCTGCCGGATCGCTGCTGAGCGTTCGTGATCTTTCTGTAACCGATGTTTCGTCTGTGCTGGAGCTTGCAGCTCGTCTGGAGAAGATGGAGGCAGCAGAGCGTGCGAGGATTCTGTCGGGACGCACTGTTGCCTTGCTCTTCTATGAATCGAGCACGCGCACGCGTACCTCGTTTGAGCTGGCGGCGAAGTCGCTGGGAGCGACGACGACGCTGGTGAGCGATAAATCCTCCTCCATCGAAAAGGGCGAGAGCCTGAAGGACACAGGGTTGACGCTGCGTGCGCTGGGTGCGGAGTGCATTATCCTGCGGCACCCTGCTTCGGGCGCGCCGTTTGTGCTGGCGCGAGAGACGGGCCTGCCGGTGTTGAATGCAGGCGACGGTATGCATGAGCATCCATCGCAGGCGCTGCTTGACCTGCGGACGATTTTGACACGGCTGCATGGAACGCAGGCTGCGGCAGGCGTAACGGCCGATTCGCTGAAGGGCGTCACGGTCGTCATCACGGGAGATATTCTGCACAGCCGCGTGGCGAGGTCGAATGCGCTGCTGCTGCCGCGTCTCGGTGCGCGTGTGATTCTGTGTGGCCCGGAGAAGCTGCTTCCCCAGGAGGCTGCAGAGCTGGGACCTGGGGTGGAGATCGAGCGCGATTTCGACCGCGCGCTGAGGCAGTCGCAGGTTGCGATGATGCTGCGCATTCAGAAGGAGCGGCTGGCGGGACTGGAACTTGACCTCGGCGATTATATCGAGCGCTATCAACTGAACGGAGAACGCCTCGCGGCTACGGCACCTAAAGCATTGGTGATGCATCCGGGGCCGATGATTCGCGGGCTGGAGATTGCAGGCGATGTGGCGGATGGGACACAGTCGGCGATCGAAGAGCAGGTGGCGCATGGTCTTCGGGTTCGTTCCGCACTGCTGGTGCGCGCGCTGGATGGAAATATATGA
- a CDS encoding IscS subfamily cysteine desulfurase yields the protein MSSNGTGVVIAESSKPLPEGVKLPIYMDNHATTPLDPRVLEAMMPYLTGIFGNAASRNHSFGWEAEKAVEKAREQVAKLIGASAKEVIFTSGATESNNLAIKGIAEMYRERGNHIITQVSEHKAVLDTCKKLEKQGYRVTYLPVQADGLIDIEDLKRAIDDQTILVSIMYANNEIGVIQPVREIGALCHEKGILFHTDAVQAVGKIPVDVQKDNIDVLSLSGHKLYGPKGVGALYVRRRNPRVQISEQINGGGHERGMRSGTLNVPGIVGLGAACEIAMNEMEAEGKREQELRDYLKNKLENALDYVHVNGNMEHHLPGNLNMSFVYVEGESLLMGINDIAVSSGSACTSATLEPSYVLKALGLGDDVAHSSIRFGLGRFNTKAEVDYVSDKIIDVVRKLRELSPLYEMVKEGIDLTKIEWAAH from the coding sequence ATGAGCAGCAATGGAACTGGAGTTGTGATCGCCGAGTCGTCGAAGCCACTGCCTGAGGGCGTGAAGCTCCCCATCTACATGGACAACCACGCGACCACGCCACTCGATCCGCGTGTGCTTGAGGCCATGATGCCGTACCTCACCGGCATCTTCGGCAATGCGGCCAGCCGCAATCACAGCTTCGGCTGGGAGGCTGAGAAGGCCGTCGAGAAGGCGCGCGAACAGGTTGCGAAGCTGATTGGCGCTTCTGCCAAGGAAGTTATCTTTACCTCTGGCGCAACCGAATCGAACAACCTCGCCATCAAGGGCATCGCCGAGATGTACCGCGAGCGCGGCAACCACATCATCACGCAGGTCAGCGAGCACAAGGCTGTCCTCGATACCTGCAAGAAGCTGGAGAAGCAGGGCTATCGTGTCACTTACCTGCCTGTACAGGCAGACGGTCTCATCGACATTGAAGATCTCAAGCGTGCCATCGACGATCAGACGATCCTCGTCTCGATCATGTATGCAAACAATGAGATCGGCGTCATCCAGCCCGTTCGCGAGATCGGCGCGCTCTGTCACGAGAAGGGCATTCTCTTCCACACCGACGCGGTGCAGGCTGTGGGCAAGATCCCCGTCGACGTGCAGAAGGACAACATCGACGTCCTCTCGCTCTCCGGCCATAAGCTCTACGGGCCGAAGGGTGTCGGCGCGCTCTACGTTCGCCGCCGCAACCCGCGCGTGCAGATCTCGGAACAGATCAACGGTGGAGGCCACGAGCGCGGCATGCGTAGCGGCACACTCAACGTACCCGGCATCGTCGGCCTTGGCGCGGCATGCGAGATCGCGATGAACGAGATGGAAGCGGAAGGGAAGCGCGAGCAGGAGCTACGCGATTACCTCAAGAATAAGCTCGAGAACGCGCTCGACTACGTCCACGTCAACGGCAACATGGAGCACCATCTGCCCGGCAACCTGAACATGAGCTTCGTCTATGTCGAAGGCGAGTCGCTGCTGATGGGCATCAACGATATCGCCGTCTCCTCGGGCTCGGCCTGCACCTCGGCTACGCTGGAGCCAAGCTATGTGCTCAAGGCATTGGGCCTGGGTGACGACGTTGCGCATTCGTCGATTCGCTTCGGGCTTGGCCGTTTCAACACGAAGGCCGAGGTCGATTACGTCTCCGACAAGATTATCGATGTGGTGCGGAAGCTCCGCGAACTGTCGCCGCTCTACGAGATGGTCAAGGAAGGCATCGATCTCACGAAGATCGAGTGGGCGGCCCACTAA